In a genomic window of Coprococcus eutactus:
- the mcrC gene encoding 5-methylcytosine-specific restriction endonuclease system specificity protein McrC: MIPIQNIYYMLSYAFQILNEQGYKNIATEQFNNTAELMAAILEKGIAIQLKRGLGKEYIPQTEALSSLRGKIDIAESIKTQSMLRKQLICTYDEFSVNSIMNRIIKSTVEILLRSNISKQRKKNLRKLMLYFSEVDFIDLYTVNWNVQYNRNNQTYRMLISICYLVVKGLLQTQSDGSTKLMDFLDEQRMCRLYEKFILEYYRREFKNQITANASQIPWQLDNDENSMLPVMQSDIMLQRDDRVLIIDAKYYEHSMQVQFNKHTLHSANLYQIFTYVKNKEYELREKDHTVSGMLLYAKTDEEIYPNNVYQMSGNQITVRTLDLNLPFTEIAEQLDTIAKLHFSL, translated from the coding sequence GTGATACCAATTCAAAACATCTATTATATGCTGTCCTATGCATTTCAGATATTGAATGAGCAAGGTTATAAGAATATAGCCACAGAACAATTTAATAATACTGCTGAGCTGATGGCGGCTATCTTAGAAAAAGGTATCGCGATTCAGCTAAAGCGAGGACTGGGTAAAGAATATATTCCGCAGACAGAGGCGCTCTCTTCACTGCGAGGAAAGATTGATATTGCAGAGTCCATCAAGACACAGTCAATGCTACGGAAACAGCTAATCTGTACATATGATGAGTTTTCGGTTAACAGTATCATGAATCGGATCATCAAATCTACAGTTGAGATCCTCCTGCGCTCGAATATATCGAAACAGCGAAAGAAAAATCTTAGAAAGTTAATGCTGTATTTCAGTGAGGTGGATTTTATTGATTTGTATACGGTAAATTGGAATGTTCAGTATAATCGAAACAATCAGACCTATCGTATGCTGATCTCGATATGTTATTTGGTAGTAAAGGGTCTGTTGCAGACTCAATCAGATGGAAGCACCAAACTGATGGATTTTCTGGATGAGCAGCGTATGTGTCGATTGTATGAAAAGTTCATTCTGGAATACTACAGGAGAGAGTTTAAAAATCAGATTACCGCAAATGCATCACAGATTCCGTGGCAATTGGACAACGACGAGAATTCTATGCTGCCGGTGATGCAAAGTGATATTATGCTCCAGCGTGATGATAGAGTTCTTATCATTGATGCAAAGTACTATGAGCATAGTATGCAGGTACAGTTTAACAAGCATACACTTCACTCGGCTAACCTTTATCAGATTTTTACTTATGTGAAGAATAAGGAATACGAATTGAGAGAGAAGGACCATACGGTTTCGGGAATGCTTTTGTATGCGAAGACTGATGAAGAAATATATCCGAATAATGTATATCAGATGAGTGGTAACCAGATCACAGTCAGGACTCTGGATTTGAATTTACCATTTACAGAAATAGCAGAGCAGCTAGATACAATAGCAAAATTGCATTTCAGTTTATAA
- a CDS encoding virulence RhuM family protein has protein sequence MKKKKDEITIRSSAAEYLTYVASVGDQQDSIEMRYEDENIWLTQKMMATLYGVDVRTINEHIKNIYSDSELEEDSTIRNFRIVQTEGSRQVTRDTKHYNLQMIIAVGFKVNNERAVQFRKWSNGIVKDYTIKGWVMDDERLKNGGSVLTVEYFDRLLEQIREIRLSERRFYQKITDIYATALDYDRTAKTTKQFFAKVQNKMHYAVHGHTASELIYERADADKPHMGLTTWAAAPEGKIVKSDVSVAKNYLSEQEMRSLERIVSAYLDLAEDRAERQIPMTMEDWSERLDLFLMADDREVLQDAGKITAEIAKAKAETEFEKYRVIQDRLFMSDFDKYMLELEENAKK, from the coding sequence TTGAAAAAGAAAAAAGACGAAATAACCATCCGTTCCAGTGCAGCAGAATACTTAACCTATGTTGCCTCTGTCGGTGATCAGCAGGACAGCATAGAGATGCGCTATGAGGATGAAAATATATGGCTGACACAGAAAATGATGGCCACATTGTATGGCGTGGATGTTCGTACAATCAATGAGCATATTAAAAATATTTATTCCGACTCAGAGCTTGAGGAAGATTCAACTATCCGGAATTTCCGGATAGTTCAAACCGAAGGTTCACGTCAGGTGACTCGTGATACAAAGCATTATAATCTTCAAATGATTATTGCTGTTGGATTCAAGGTAAATAATGAGCGAGCGGTGCAGTTTCGCAAGTGGTCCAATGGCATCGTGAAGGACTACACCATCAAAGGATGGGTCATGGACGATGAGCGTCTGAAAAATGGTGGATCCGTACTTACGGTAGAATACTTTGACCGTTTACTTGAGCAGATTCGTGAAATCCGTCTTTCTGAGCGTAGATTCTATCAAAAGATAACGGACATTTATGCAACAGCTCTTGATTATGACCGCACAGCAAAAACGACAAAGCAGTTCTTTGCAAAAGTGCAGAACAAGATGCATTATGCAGTTCACGGTCATACGGCATCAGAGTTGATTTACGAGCGAGCAGATGCTGATAAGCCACATATGGGGCTGACCACGTGGGCAGCAGCACCGGAAGGTAAGATAGTAAAAAGTGATGTGAGCGTTGCGAAGAATTATTTGAGTGAGCAGGAAATGCGTTCACTGGAGCGTATTGTATCTGCTTATCTGGATTTAGCAGAGGACCGTGCAGAACGTCAGATTCCAATGACGATGGAGGATTGGTCAGAGCGACTGGATCTATTCCTGATGGCTGATGACAGAGAGGTTCTTCAGGATGCAGGAAAAATTACGGCAGAGATCGCCAAGGCTAAAGCCGAGACTGAATTTGAAAAGTACCGTGTTATTCAGGACAGACTGTTTATGTCTGACTTTGATAAATACATGCTGGAATTGGAAGAGAATGCGAAGAAGTAG
- a CDS encoding virulence RhuM family protein — protein sequence MKKKKDEITIRSSAAEYLTYVASVGDQQDSFEMRYEDENIWLTQKMMATLYDVDVRTINEHIKKIYFDSELEEDSTIRNFRIVQTEGSRQVTRNTKHYNLQMIIAVGFKVNNERAVQFRKWANGIVKDYTIKGWVMDDERLKNGGSVLTVEYFDRLLEQIREIRLSERRFYQKITDIYATALDYDRTAKTTKQFFAKVQNKMHYAVHGHTAAELIYERADANKPQMGLTTWAAAPEGKIVKSDVSVAKNYLSEKEMRSLERIVSAYLDLAEDRAERHIPMTMEDWSKRLDLFLMADDREILQDAGKITAEIAKAKAETEFEKYRVIQDRLFMSDFDKYMLELEENAKK from the coding sequence TTGAAAAAGAAAAAAGACGAAATTACTATCCGTTCCAGTGCAGCAGAATACCTAACCTATGTTGCCTCTGTTGGCGACCAGCAGGACAGTTTTGAAATGCGCTATGAGGATGAGAATATATGGCTGACACAGAAGATGATGGCCACATTATATGATGTGGATGTTCGTACAATTAATGAGCATATTAAGAAGATTTATTTTGACTCAGAACTTGAGGAAGATTCAACTATCCGGAATTTCCGGATAGTTCAAACCGAAGGATCACGTCAGGTGACTCGTAATACGAAACATTATAATCTTCAAATGATTATTGCTGTTGGATTCAAGGTGAATAATGAACGAGCAGTGCAGTTTCGTAAGTGGGCCAATGGCATAGTGAAGGACTACACCATCAAAGGCTGGGTCATGGATGACGAACGTCTGAAAAATGGTGGCTCTGTGCTTACAGTAGAATACTTCGACCGTTTGCTTGAACAGATTCGTGAGATTCGTTTGTCTGAGCGTAGATTTTATCAGAAGATAACGGACATCTATGCTACAGCTCTGGATTATGATCGAACAGCGAAAACAACAAAGCAGTTCTTTGCAAAGGTCCAAAACAAGATGCATTATGCAGTCCATGGTCATACGGCAGCAGAGCTGATTTACGAGCGAGCCGATGCAAATAAGCCACAAATGGGATTAACCACTTGGGCAGCAGCACCGGAAGGTAAGATTGTAAAAAGTGATGTGAGTGTTGCGAAGAATTATCTTTCAGAGAAGGAAATGCGTTCGTTAGAGCGTATTGTATCTGCTTATCTGGATTTGGCAGAAGATCGGGCGGAACGTCATATTCCGATGACAATGGAGGACTGGTCAAAGCGGCTGGATCTATTTCTGATGGCAGATGACAGAGAGATTCTTCAGGATGCAGGCAAAATCACTGCTGAGATTGCCAAGGCAAAAGCTGAAACTGAATTTGAAAAATATCGTGTTATTCAGGATAGGCTGTTCATGTCTGATTTTGATAAGTACATGTTGGAATTGGAAGAGAATGCGAAGAAGTAG
- a CDS encoding arsenate reductase family protein translates to MEFICYPKCSTCQKAKKWLDENKIEYMERHIVDDNPTYEELKKWYEKSGLPLKRFFNTSGMLYKEMKLKDKLPDMSEDEQLQLLATNGMLVKRPLVVAEDFVLTGFKEKEWTEKML, encoded by the coding sequence ATGGAATTTATATGTTACCCAAAGTGTTCAACCTGCCAGAAGGCAAAGAAATGGCTGGACGAGAATAAGATCGAATACATGGAGCGCCACATTGTGGACGACAATCCAACATATGAGGAACTGAAGAAATGGTATGAGAAGAGCGGACTGCCACTCAAAAGATTTTTTAATACGAGCGGCATGCTGTATAAGGAGATGAAACTGAAGGACAAGCTTCCGGACATGAGCGAGGATGAGCAGTTGCAGCTTCTTGCGACAAATGGCATGTTGGTGAAGAGACCGCTTGTCGTTGCTGAAGATTTCGTGCTGACTGGATTTAAAGAGAAAGAGTGGACAGAGAAAATGCTGTAG
- a CDS encoding beta-mannosidase, producing the protein MKKIDVNNSWEMHRVGDDDWITATVPGSVYGDLLQAGKMEDPFWKDNEIEALKLMDYDYEYRTSFSCDDELLGSDEVILRFEGLDTIADITLNGVKLGHADNMHRTWEYSVKDILKQSDNILSVYFYSPTKFIADAFAKAPTRGTEDAMNGFVHIRKAHCMFGWDWGAHLPDAGIWRPVSLLGIDTARIDSVEILQHHGQDSVELDIKPEIEFVRKYIGSESETGQLSVKVRVVDPAGNEIINRILNEDITKNIHIDNPQLWWPRGYGEQNLYTVSVDLVKDDGTVVDNWTRKIGLRTITMDRTKDKWGERFATCVNGVNIFAMGADYIPEDHLLGRVTPETTRALLEKAVFANFNSIRVWGGGYYPDDWFYDMCDEMGFVVWQDFMFACAVYDLTPEFEANITAEFIDNLKRIRHHASLGLMCGNNEMEQFVKERKWVSKDSEVRDYIIMYERILPKIMKQYAPQVFYWPASPSSGGSFDDPRDENRGDVHYWAVWHGDKPFSEYRKFYFRYLSEFGFQSFPSKKTVETFTNDERDMNIFSYIMERHQRNGSANGKIMNYMQQTYRYPSDFETVIYASQLLQADAIRYGVEHFRRNRNDDRCMGAVYWQFNDCWPVASWSSVDYCQRLKALHYYARRFFAPIMISCEEEGMLGSGQELVRLPFEFPKSIRLCVANETMNTEKILVSWQLRDASARVLESHEEEITAPALTSVWLDKVELPGIDIYHQYVSYQASMKGQVISEGTVIFSYPKYFCYEEPHLQATVDGDYITVSADAYAKSVEILNQNEDLILSDNYFDLNADSKTVKVISGSVDKLRLRSVYDIN; encoded by the coding sequence ATGAAAAAAATTGATGTAAACAACAGTTGGGAAATGCATCGCGTAGGCGATGACGATTGGATAACGGCGACAGTGCCGGGATCGGTGTATGGGGACCTGCTGCAGGCGGGTAAGATGGAAGATCCATTCTGGAAGGACAATGAGATAGAAGCACTGAAGCTGATGGATTACGATTATGAGTACCGCACTAGCTTTTCGTGTGATGATGAGCTGCTGGGATCGGATGAGGTTATCCTTCGGTTTGAAGGGCTGGACACCATTGCGGATATCACGCTAAATGGTGTGAAGCTTGGACACGCCGACAATATGCACAGGACATGGGAGTATTCGGTAAAGGATATCCTGAAGCAGTCGGATAATATATTAAGTGTATATTTTTATTCGCCGACAAAGTTCATCGCAGATGCATTTGCGAAGGCTCCAACACGGGGAACCGAGGATGCCATGAACGGATTTGTACATATCAGAAAAGCTCACTGCATGTTTGGCTGGGACTGGGGCGCACATCTTCCAGATGCAGGAATATGGCGGCCGGTCAGCTTGCTTGGCATCGATACCGCACGGATAGATTCTGTAGAAATCCTGCAGCATCATGGTCAGGACTCAGTGGAACTTGATATAAAGCCGGAGATAGAATTTGTCCGGAAGTATATTGGTTCTGAATCAGAGACGGGACAACTGAGTGTAAAAGTTAGAGTAGTAGATCCGGCTGGAAACGAAATTATAAATAGAATATTAAATGAAGATATCACGAAGAATATACATATAGACAACCCACAGCTCTGGTGGCCGCGCGGGTATGGAGAGCAGAACCTTTACACTGTATCTGTTGACCTTGTGAAAGATGATGGTACGGTGGTTGACAACTGGACGAGAAAGATTGGCCTGCGGACAATAACCATGGATCGTACAAAGGATAAATGGGGTGAGAGATTTGCCACCTGCGTAAACGGTGTAAATATATTTGCCATGGGTGCGGATTACATTCCGGAGGACCATCTCCTTGGACGTGTGACACCTGAGACCACAAGAGCTCTGCTTGAGAAGGCGGTATTTGCGAACTTCAATTCTATACGTGTGTGGGGCGGTGGATATTATCCTGACGACTGGTTCTATGATATGTGCGATGAGATGGGATTTGTGGTGTGGCAGGATTTCATGTTTGCGTGTGCTGTCTACGATCTCACACCAGAATTTGAGGCAAATATCACCGCGGAATTTATTGACAACTTAAAGAGGATCCGCCATCATGCGTCACTCGGGCTTATGTGTGGCAATAATGAGATGGAGCAGTTTGTTAAGGAGAGAAAATGGGTGAGCAAGGACAGCGAGGTGCGGGACTATATTATTATGTACGAGCGAATTCTCCCTAAGATCATGAAGCAGTATGCTCCACAGGTATTTTATTGGCCAGCGAGCCCGTCCTCAGGTGGTTCATTTGATGATCCGAGAGACGAGAACCGTGGTGATGTGCATTATTGGGCTGTGTGGCATGGTGATAAGCCATTTTCTGAGTACAGAAAGTTTTACTTCAGATATCTTTCCGAATTCGGTTTCCAGTCATTTCCTTCAAAGAAGACTGTTGAGACATTTACGAATGATGAGCGTGATATGAATATCTTTTCATACATTATGGAGAGGCATCAGAGAAATGGATCGGCAAATGGAAAGATAATGAATTATATGCAGCAGACGTATAGATATCCATCTGATTTCGAGACGGTTATCTACGCATCGCAGCTTCTGCAGGCGGATGCTATCAGGTATGGCGTCGAGCATTTTCGAAGAAACAGAAATGATGACAGGTGCATGGGAGCAGTGTACTGGCAGTTCAACGACTGCTGGCCGGTTGCATCCTGGTCCAGTGTGGATTACTGCCAGCGCTTAAAGGCACTTCACTACTATGCAAGACGTTTCTTTGCTCCGATCATGATCTCCTGTGAAGAGGAGGGCATGCTTGGAAGCGGACAGGAGCTGGTGAGACTTCCATTTGAATTCCCGAAGTCCATACGCCTCTGCGTGGCAAATGAAACCATGAACACAGAGAAAATACTTGTGTCCTGGCAGTTGAGGGACGCGTCAGCGCGTGTTCTTGAATCCCACGAGGAGGAGATCACTGCGCCAGCGCTGACGAGCGTATGGCTTGACAAGGTTGAACTCCCTGGTATCGACATTTACCACCAGTATGTGAGCTATCAGGCAAGCATGAAAGGACAGGTAATATCAGAGGGGACTGTCATATTTTCATATCCGAAGTATTTCTGCTACGAGGAGCCTCATTTGCAGGCGACAGTAGATGGCGACTATATCACAGTCAGTGCGGATGCTTATGCGAAGAGTGTGGAGATCCTGAACCAGAATGAGGATCTTATCCTGTCGGATAATTATTTTGACCTGAATGCAGATTCAAAGACTGTAAAGGTTATAAGTGGAAGCGTGGATAAGCTGAGACTTAGAAGTGTATATGATATAAATTGA
- a CDS encoding Rrf2 family transcriptional regulator has translation MRFSTKYTLALQILTICYLYKDEKITSNFIAAHTGADASIIRYTMLDLKKKDLIVSKPGPGGTNLNCDLSKLTLYDVYELVAEPSDNLLKFYDFPDTATTIDKQIKESADVIFENIKHQIFNTMKETYVSDIYKDINLD, from the coding sequence ATGAGATTTTCAACCAAATACACCTTAGCTTTACAGATCCTCACCATTTGCTATTTATACAAAGATGAAAAAATAACAAGCAACTTTATCGCTGCCCACACAGGAGCTGATGCATCTATTATCAGATATACCATGCTGGACCTAAAGAAAAAGGACTTGATCGTTTCTAAGCCCGGTCCAGGTGGGACGAACTTAAACTGTGATCTGTCCAAGCTCACCCTTTATGATGTTTATGAACTGGTAGCAGAGCCTTCTGACAATTTACTGAAATTTTACGATTTTCCTGATACTGCAACTACCATCGATAAACAAATTAAAGAATCCGCAGATGTAATATTTGAAAACATCAAGCACCAAATATTTAATACAATGAAAGAAACCTATGTATCCGATATCTACAAAGATATAAATCTCGATTGA
- a CDS encoding HAD domain-containing protein — protein sequence MSFALFLDIDGVLNTRTTVVGAPSGRTGIDESRVRLLKKALKQFGDAAIVLTSDWKLMREDGDDFSYLVSMLAKFGLSLSGKTTDVWVGRGEGIQSYLAEHPEIDEYVILDDNTFDFSNYPKLWERLLLTNGIENAEYASKTPAIEAMLFLEAVKD from the coding sequence ATGAGTTTTGCATTGTTTCTGGACATAGATGGTGTATTGAATACCCGGACGACAGTTGTGGGGGCGCCCAGTGGCAGAACAGGGATCGATGAGTCCAGAGTGAGGCTGCTGAAAAAGGCATTAAAACAGTTTGGCGATGCAGCAATCGTTCTGACTTCTGATTGGAAGCTTATGAGAGAAGACGGGGATGACTTCTCATATCTTGTATCTATGCTGGCCAAATTTGGACTAAGCCTGTCTGGAAAGACAACCGATGTCTGGGTTGGCAGAGGTGAGGGCATCCAAAGCTATCTGGCGGAACATCCTGAGATAGATGAATATGTGATACTGGATGACAACACATTTGATTTCTCCAATTATCCTAAGCTTTGGGAACGGCTGTTGCTTACCAATGGCATAGAAAATGCCGAATATGCATCAAAGACACCGGCGATTGAGGCTATGCTTTTTCTGGAAGCAGTTAAGGATTGA
- a CDS encoding helix-turn-helix domain-containing protein: MGKHSLSDTHTNNFIEFKNRLSKARKGIGMTQAKVCESINLSNRSTLSNFESKKMERLPSLDEFVDLCDLYNVDPNYLLGFDEVRNFTVKTCCDELKLDENAVITIMKNKMAPILVNELFSGDSYAEIEQYVTWLNYYNKLRDVITTAFTSSFISRLELLFSRYYTSTFPLDYSENTFIRFLKSEEIFKKYKDIYEFMDKCFLTEARNNLTFSYPDFDNLNESEQHDAVLSIIALHSYAYLMSRVHFEDVEKRLMEQLTGVIRRVSHEYPFRTV, from the coding sequence ATGGGAAAGCACAGTCTGAGTGACACACATACCAACAATTTTATTGAGTTTAAGAATCGTTTAAGTAAAGCAAGAAAGGGTATAGGTATGACGCAAGCGAAGGTATGTGAATCCATAAACCTCAGCAATCGTTCCACCCTGTCCAATTTTGAAAGTAAAAAGATGGAAAGGCTCCCTTCACTTGATGAATTTGTGGATCTATGTGATCTATACAATGTGGATCCCAACTACCTGCTCGGATTTGATGAGGTAAGAAATTTTACAGTAAAGACCTGTTGCGACGAACTAAAGCTTGATGAGAATGCTGTTATAACTATCATGAAGAACAAGATGGCTCCCATCCTGGTAAACGAGCTTTTTTCTGGTGATTCCTATGCAGAGATAGAACAATATGTAACATGGCTGAATTATTACAACAAACTGAGGGATGTGATCACGACAGCTTTCACCAGCTCTTTTATATCCAGACTGGAGCTGCTTTTCAGCAGATATTACACCTCCACTTTTCCACTGGACTACTCAGAAAATACATTTATCCGTTTTTTGAAATCAGAGGAAATATTTAAGAAATACAAGGATATATACGAATTTATGGACAAATGTTTTCTCACAGAAGCAAGAAATAATCTCACCTTTTCCTATCCAGACTTTGATAATCTGAATGAATCCGAACAACACGATGCAGTACTTTCTATCATTGCATTGCACTCATATGCCTATCTCATGAGCAGGGTTCATTTCGAAGATGTAGAAAAAAGGCTTATGGAGCAACTGACAGGCGTGATCCGCAGAGTCTCGCACGAATACCCTTTCAGGACGGTCTAA
- a CDS encoding metallophosphoesterase: MYHYIIADIHNSIKEFNSIIDQIAPSRQDEIVLLGDVFDRGGENSDPVGVYFSILRLSMNVNVKWVRGNHDHMLAEYIYSYYGGKKRCNIPPYQYNSFDLMKDRLAPVDMLDLADLIKGLPLQIEINIGSKKYLLAHAMTFDPALVEQDDTLYLEGLYDMEEYWRQGVKGYVSLVGHTDSSYQYNNSHGRYLDGQHSIWTNDLENVYMLDCGCGLPNGRLACICLETGERFYA, encoded by the coding sequence ATGTATCATTATATTATTGCTGATATACACAATTCGATAAAAGAGTTTAATAGTATAATAGACCAGATAGCCCCCTCAAGACAGGATGAAATCGTCCTGCTTGGGGATGTCTTTGATCGCGGAGGGGAGAATTCAGATCCGGTTGGCGTTTACTTTAGCATTTTGCGGCTAAGCATGAATGTAAACGTGAAGTGGGTTCGAGGCAATCACGATCACATGCTCGCGGAGTATATTTATTCTTACTATGGTGGAAAGAAGAGATGCAATATACCACCATATCAATACAACTCGTTTGATCTGATGAAGGATAGACTTGCTCCAGTGGACATGCTGGACTTGGCTGATTTGATAAAGGGGCTGCCCCTGCAGATAGAGATCAATATTGGATCAAAGAAATATCTTCTTGCGCATGCCATGACATTTGATCCAGCACTTGTAGAACAGGATGATACGTTGTATCTGGAAGGTCTTTATGACATGGAAGAGTATTGGCGCCAGGGCGTGAAAGGGTATGTATCACTTGTAGGCCATACAGATTCAAGCTATCAGTATAACAATTCACATGGTAGATATCTTGATGGACAACATTCAATTTGGACGAATGATTTGGAAAATGTGTACATGCTGGATTGCGGATGTGGCTTGCCAAATGGGAGGCTGGCCTGCATATGTTTGGAAACAGGTGAGAGATTCTATGCATGA
- a CDS encoding DUF4253 domain-containing protein — translation MGKKINIEASDEPCMFQFFKKYIHQTDKNEFYCDNRVVDISNPNPGVVVDFKNIDHTYEVFAVLGNYWGGWNSTPTAAEMYNRAKEWEERFGTEIVGLSYNSVDFVLNRKLSDIEIEDLIKECEDIQADAACSGGYEEMQKIIREKGELHIWWD, via the coding sequence ATGGGAAAAAAGATAAATATTGAAGCGAGTGATGAACCTTGTATGTTCCAGTTCTTTAAAAAGTATATACACCAGACAGACAAGAACGAATTTTATTGTGATAACAGGGTTGTTGATATCAGTAACCCTAATCCGGGAGTAGTTGTTGATTTTAAAAATATTGATCACACTTATGAAGTATTTGCAGTACTTGGAAATTATTGGGGAGGATGGAACTCTACGCCGACAGCAGCAGAGATGTATAATAGAGCTAAGGAATGGGAAGAGCGATTTGGCACGGAGATAGTTGGATTATCATATAACAGCGTTGATTTTGTATTGAACCGAAAGCTATCTGATATAGAAATAGAGGATTTGATCAAAGAATGTGAGGATATTCAGGCAGATGCGGCTTGTAGTGGCGGATATGAAGAAATGCAAAAAATAATAAGAGAAAAAGGCGAGCTTCATATATGGTGGGATTAA
- a CDS encoding metallophosphoesterase family protein yields MATYVISDIHGMYNKFTELLNKIKLKDTDTLYILGDVLDRGPDPIKTLLKIMSMSNVICMLGNHEDMALDCLKFFMTTEITEQSLSEVSEEMLENLVTWQYNGSKTTIDGFRALDRAKQQEVIDFIEDMPEIEEISVAGQKYLLVHGGLGDFYPGKPIESYTIEELIWASAEYDIQYFDDTYVVTGHTPTQGIPGNPRPGYIYRQNNHIAIDCDAVRRSGRLAAIRLDDGKEFYTGD; encoded by the coding sequence GTGGCTACATATGTAATTTCAGATATCCATGGAATGTATAACAAATTCACCGAGCTTTTGAATAAGATCAAGCTGAAGGATACGGACACTCTGTATATTCTGGGCGATGTTCTGGACAGGGGACCAGATCCGATCAAAACATTGCTCAAGATAATGAGCATGTCAAATGTGATCTGCATGCTTGGCAATCATGAGGACATGGCACTTGACTGTCTTAAGTTTTTTATGACTACTGAGATAACGGAACAGTCGTTGTCTGAGGTGTCTGAAGAGATGCTGGAGAACCTGGTAACATGGCAGTACAATGGCAGCAAGACGACCATAGACGGGTTTCGGGCACTGGACAGAGCGAAGCAGCAAGAGGTCATTGACTTCATAGAGGATATGCCAGAGATAGAGGAGATATCGGTAGCTGGACAGAAATATCTACTTGTGCACGGCGGGCTAGGGGATTTTTATCCTGGTAAACCGATCGAGAGTTACACGATTGAGGAACTTATCTGGGCAAGCGCGGAGTATGATATTCAGTATTTTGACGACACTTATGTAGTGACAGGCCATACCCCGACACAAGGCATACCGGGTAATCCCAGACCTGGATACATATACAGACAGAATAATCATATCGCCATTGACTGCGATGCGGTGAGAAGAAGCGGGCGGCTTGCGGCGATAAGGCTTGATGATGGCAAAGAATTTTACACAGGAGACTGA
- a CDS encoding metallophosphoesterase: MSDIHGCIAEFVDALALVWDHLDEPDTMLCLLGDYIHGGADGYAVLDKIMNLQKKYGPDKVVALMGNHEEFVLLGDSSINRLIGVFDDDADDARECDDDRYIRWIENLPRYFTEGNTIFVHAGIDEEAGDMWEWMTSEDTYVNKYPAETGKIEGLDMKVVAGHVGTAEISGDPRFHDIYYDGESHYYIDGTVLDSGVIPVLLVDTDEDKYYKVTESGEWLVQPFTT; encoded by the coding sequence ATGAGTGATATTCATGGCTGCATAGCTGAATTCGTGGATGCTTTAGCTTTGGTGTGGGATCACCTGGATGAGCCTGATACTATGCTTTGCCTGCTTGGGGACTATATTCATGGAGGCGCAGATGGTTATGCAGTCCTGGATAAGATAATGAATCTGCAGAAGAAATATGGTCCTGATAAGGTAGTTGCTCTTATGGGTAACCATGAGGAATTTGTTCTTCTGGGAGACTCGAGTATAAACCGGCTGATCGGTGTCTTTGATGACGATGCAGATGATGCCCGGGAATGTGATGATGACAGATATATAAGATGGATCGAGAATCTTCCGAGGTATTTTACAGAGGGCAACACGATATTTGTCCATGCTGGCATTGATGAGGAAGCCGGTGACATGTGGGAATGGATGACCAGCGAGGACACTTATGTCAACAAGTATCCGGCGGAGACCGGGAAGATAGAAGGACTTGATATGAAGGTCGTAGCCGGACATGTTGGCACAGCAGAGATCTCCGGGGATCCAAGATTTCATGATATTTACTATGATGGTGAATCACACTATTACATTGATGGAACGGTGCTGGACAGCGGCGTTATCCCAGTCCTTCTAGTTGATACTGATGAGGACAAATATTACAAAGTCACAGAGTCTGGTGAATGGCTTGTACAACCATTTACTACTTAG